One stretch of Streptomyces sp. NBC_01363 DNA includes these proteins:
- a CDS encoding diacylglycerol kinase family protein codes for MRALLVVNPAATTTSARTRDVLIHALASEMKLEAVTTEYRGHARDLGRRAADADDIDLVVALGGDGTVNEVVNGLLHDGPDLDRLPSLAVVPGGSTNVFARALGLPNDAVEATGAILDALANRTERTVGLGLAAGTPGTEDESVPERWFTFCAGLGFDAGVVGRVEQQRERGKRSTHALYVRQVVRQFLDEPHRRQGVMTLETPGHEPVTDLALSIISNTAPWSYLGNRPLYASPKATFDTGLDVLGLKRLSTPAVARYGTQLLTSSPEKGPSGKHAVSLHDLTDFTLHSKVPLPFQMDGDHLGVRTSVTFTGVRRALRVIV; via the coding sequence ATGCGCGCACTCCTCGTGGTCAATCCAGCTGCTACCACCACCAGTGCGCGGACGCGTGACGTGCTCATCCACGCGCTGGCCAGCGAGATGAAGCTGGAGGCCGTGACCACGGAATACCGGGGCCACGCCCGGGACCTGGGGCGGCGCGCCGCGGATGCCGACGACATCGATCTGGTGGTCGCCCTGGGCGGCGACGGCACGGTCAACGAGGTCGTCAACGGTCTCCTCCACGACGGCCCCGATCTGGATCGCCTGCCGAGCCTCGCGGTGGTTCCCGGCGGCTCCACCAATGTCTTCGCGCGCGCCCTGGGCCTGCCCAACGACGCGGTGGAGGCGACCGGCGCGATCCTGGACGCGCTCGCCAACCGGACCGAACGCACGGTCGGCCTCGGACTGGCGGCCGGCACCCCCGGCACCGAGGACGAGTCGGTCCCGGAGCGCTGGTTCACCTTCTGCGCCGGACTCGGATTCGACGCGGGCGTGGTCGGCCGGGTCGAACAGCAACGCGAACGCGGCAAGCGTTCCACGCACGCGCTCTATGTACGTCAGGTGGTCCGGCAATTCCTCGACGAGCCGCACCGCAGACAGGGCGTGATGACCCTGGAGACCCCCGGGCACGAACCGGTCACCGACCTGGCACTGTCCATAATTTCCAATACCGCGCCCTGGTCCTACCTGGGCAATCGTCCGTTGTACGCGTCACCGAAGGCCACTTTCGACACCGGCCTGGACGTGCTCGGACTGAAGCGGCTCTCCACTCCGGCGGTCGCCCGTTACGGCACCCAGCTGCTCACTTCGAGTCCGGAGAAGGGCCCGTCCGGCAAGCACGCCGTTTCACTTCATGACCTCACGGACTTCACCTTGCATTCAAAGGTGCCGCTGCCTTTCCAGATGGACGGCGACCACCTGGGAGTGCGCACAAGTGTGACGTTCACAGGCGTACGCCGTGCACTGCGTGTGATTGTGTGA
- a CDS encoding PAS domain-containing sensor histidine kinase, whose amino-acid sequence MNDLVRQHTALSDTDLEWLHLLVSEWQLLSDLSFADLVLWVPTRDGTRYVSVAQMRPNTGPTSYQDDMVGHLVPRGRRPLLDAALDEGRIVREGDPEWREEVPVRVESIPVRREGRVLGVIARNTNLLTVRTPSRLELTYLQSASDLAQMIAAGSFPFPGQQVDMDASPRVGDGLIRLDADGVVQYASPNGLSAYHRLGLASDLVGQHLGGITAELAPSRGPVDEALVKLASGYAPREFEVECAGGVIQLRAIPLKPKGVRIGSLVLLRDVTELRRRERELITKDATIREIHHRVKNNLQTVAALLRLQARRMDSVRGREALNEAVRRVGSIAIVHETLSQNLDERVEFDEIADRVIAMVAEISPGKVTCRRTGRFGILDAEVATPLAMVLTEVLQNALEHAFTLAESGTVEVSAVRGGSSAGTRLLITVQDDGCGLPEGFDPQRAGNLGLQIVRTLVEGELGGTFGMVPAPERGTQVVLDIPVRSEK is encoded by the coding sequence ATGAACGACCTCGTCCGCCAGCACACAGCCCTCAGCGACACCGACCTGGAGTGGCTGCATCTGCTGGTCTCGGAGTGGCAGCTGCTCTCCGACCTGTCCTTCGCCGACCTCGTGCTCTGGGTCCCCACTCGTGACGGCACCCGCTATGTGTCCGTGGCACAGATGCGCCCAAACACCGGCCCCACCTCCTACCAGGACGACATGGTCGGGCATCTGGTGCCGCGCGGCCGGCGTCCGCTGCTGGACGCGGCGCTGGACGAAGGCCGGATCGTGCGCGAGGGCGACCCGGAGTGGCGCGAGGAGGTGCCGGTACGGGTCGAGTCGATCCCCGTACGCAGGGAGGGCCGGGTCCTCGGGGTCATCGCCCGCAACACCAACCTCCTCACCGTCCGGACCCCGTCCAGGCTGGAGCTCACCTACCTCCAGTCGGCCTCCGACCTGGCCCAGATGATCGCCGCCGGGTCCTTCCCCTTCCCCGGCCAGCAGGTCGACATGGACGCCTCGCCGCGCGTCGGCGACGGGCTGATCCGGCTGGATGCCGACGGAGTCGTCCAGTACGCCAGCCCCAACGGCCTGTCCGCGTACCACCGGCTCGGCCTCGCCTCCGACCTGGTCGGCCAGCACCTGGGCGGGATCACCGCCGAACTCGCCCCTTCCCGGGGTCCGGTGGACGAGGCCCTGGTCAAGCTGGCCAGCGGCTACGCGCCCCGGGAGTTCGAAGTCGAGTGCGCGGGCGGGGTGATCCAGCTCCGGGCGATCCCGCTCAAGCCCAAGGGCGTCCGCATCGGCTCCCTGGTCCTGCTCCGGGACGTCACCGAACTCCGCCGTCGCGAACGTGAGTTGATCACCAAGGACGCCACCATCCGGGAGATCCACCACCGGGTGAAGAACAACCTCCAGACCGTTGCCGCCCTGTTGCGGCTCCAGGCTCGGCGGATGGACTCCGTACGGGGCCGCGAGGCGCTCAACGAGGCGGTACGGCGCGTCGGTTCGATCGCCATCGTCCATGAGACGCTGTCCCAGAATCTGGACGAGCGGGTGGAATTCGACGAGATCGCCGACCGCGTCATCGCGATGGTCGCCGAGATCTCACCGGGCAAGGTCACCTGCCGCCGGACGGGACGCTTCGGCATCCTCGACGCCGAAGTGGCCACGCCGCTGGCGATGGTGCTCACGGAAGTCCTGCAGAACGCCCTGGAGCACGCCTTCACGCTCGCCGAGTCCGGCACGGTGGAGGTGTCCGCGGTGCGCGGCGGCTCCTCCGCCGGGACGCGACTGCTGATCACGGTCCAGGACGACGGATGCGGTCTGCCCGAGGGATTCGACCCGCAGCGCGCCGGCAATCTGGGGCTGCAGATCGTCCGGACGCTGGTGGAAGGCGAGTTGGGCGGAACCTTCGGCATGGTCCCGGCCCCCGAGCGCGGCACCCAGGTCGTGCTCGACATCCCGGTCCGGTCCGAGAAGTAG
- a CDS encoding globin domain-containing protein produces MLSEASTTTVRATLPALGAAVGDIADLFYRKLFDAHPELLRDLFNRGNQASGAQRQALAGSIAAFATQLIEHPDTRPDVMLGRIAHKHASLGVTAAQYDVVHTHLFAAIAEVLGDAVTPEVAAAWDEVYWLMAGALISIEERLYAQQGVVAGDVWREWEVAARIEETADVATFQLRPADGAPAPAFRPGQYVSVQVELPDGARQIRQYSLSCAPGSRLRSITVKRVHGGGSPDGEVSRHLHIEVAAGDVLRVSAPYGDLVLDSTDAPLLLASAGIGCTPMLSMLEHLAATGHRAPVTVVHGDRSPATHAMRTDHALLTGKLPDAAAHFWYEDPETGHPATGQVDLSGLAVAPGTHAYLCGPLPFMRAVRTQLLAKGIPAADIHYEVFGPDMWLAQG; encoded by the coding sequence ATGCTCTCCGAGGCGTCGACCACCACCGTCCGTGCCACCCTCCCCGCCTTGGGCGCGGCCGTCGGAGACATCGCCGATCTCTTCTACCGCAAGCTCTTCGACGCCCACCCCGAGCTGCTGCGCGACCTCTTCAACCGCGGCAACCAGGCGTCCGGCGCCCAGCGGCAGGCCCTCGCGGGCTCCATCGCCGCCTTCGCGACCCAGCTGATCGAGCACCCGGACACCCGCCCCGACGTGATGCTCGGCCGGATCGCGCACAAGCACGCCTCGCTCGGCGTCACCGCCGCCCAGTACGACGTCGTGCACACCCACCTGTTCGCCGCCATCGCCGAGGTGCTCGGCGACGCGGTCACCCCGGAGGTCGCAGCCGCCTGGGACGAGGTCTACTGGCTGATGGCCGGCGCCCTGATCTCGATCGAGGAGCGGCTGTACGCACAGCAGGGCGTCGTCGCCGGCGACGTGTGGCGCGAGTGGGAGGTGGCCGCCCGGATCGAGGAGACCGCCGACGTCGCCACCTTCCAGCTCCGCCCGGCCGACGGAGCGCCCGCGCCCGCCTTCCGGCCCGGCCAGTACGTCTCCGTACAGGTGGAACTCCCCGACGGGGCCCGCCAGATACGCCAGTACAGCCTCTCCTGCGCCCCCGGCTCGCGGCTCCGCTCGATCACCGTCAAGCGGGTGCACGGCGGCGGCTCGCCCGACGGCGAGGTCTCCCGCCATCTGCACATCGAGGTGGCGGCCGGTGACGTGCTGCGGGTCTCCGCCCCGTACGGCGATCTCGTGCTCGACTCCACCGACGCACCGCTCCTGCTCGCCTCCGCGGGCATCGGCTGCACCCCGATGCTGTCGATGCTGGAACACCTCGCGGCGACCGGCCACCGCGCCCCGGTCACCGTCGTGCACGGCGACCGCTCCCCCGCCACCCACGCGATGCGCACCGACCACGCCCTGCTCACCGGCAAACTCCCCGACGCCGCCGCCCACTTCTGGTACGAGGACCCCGAGACCGGCCACCCCGCCACCGGCCAGGTCGATCTGAGCGGCCTCGCCGTCGCCCCCGGCACCCACGCCTATCTCTGCGGCCCCCTGCCCTTCATGCGCGCCGTACGCACCCAGTTGCTGGCCAAGGGCATCCCCGCTGCCGACATCCACTACGAGGTGTTCGGCCCCGACATGTGGCTGGCACAGGGCTGA
- a CDS encoding anti-sigma regulatory factor, with amino-acid sequence MSQIAGEPGNQDFVEVRLPAAGAYLSVLRTATAGLAARLDFTLDEIEDLRIAVDEACAILLQQAVPGSVLSCVFRLVEDSLEVTVAAPTTDGRAPERDTFAWTVLSALAGKVDSSVADDRTVSISLYKQRGAGPGPA; translated from the coding sequence GTGTCCCAGATCGCAGGCGAGCCCGGGAATCAGGACTTCGTAGAGGTCCGGCTGCCCGCTGCGGGTGCCTACCTGTCGGTGCTGCGTACGGCCACGGCCGGTCTCGCAGCACGCTTGGACTTCACTCTCGACGAGATCGAGGATCTTCGCATCGCGGTCGACGAGGCTTGCGCGATCCTGCTTCAGCAGGCCGTGCCGGGCTCCGTCCTCAGCTGCGTCTTCCGGCTCGTCGAGGATTCTCTCGAAGTCACGGTGGCCGCCCCCACGACGGACGGACGGGCACCGGAGCGCGACACCTTCGCCTGGACGGTGCTCTCCGCACTGGCCGGGAAGGTCGACTCCTCGGTGGCCGACGACCGTACGGTCAGCATCAGCCTCTACAAACAGCGCGGCGCGGGACCCGGGCCGGCGTGA
- a CDS encoding SIS domain-containing protein: MSATSPAEESEQPGRIMSGEMAEQPAMLRRILDRGAPGIREVAAAVAARKPRFVLLTARGTSDNAALYAKYLLEIRLGLPCGLASMSTTTAYGAKPDLRDVLVITVSQSGGSPDLVASTRAAREAGAITLAVTNNRDSPLSAVSEYHIDILAGPEKALPATKTYTASLLSLYLFVEGLAGGDGSAAEVLPERAEEILARKDEVRALASRYRFAERMVITSRGYGYPTAKEAALKLMETSYIPALSYSGADLLHGPLAMVDNISPVIAVVTDGRGGEALQPVLDRLRGRGADLFVVGPKAQVEAASAGFVLPTAGVAEELQPVLEILPLQMLAYEVTIARGQDPDAPRALAKVTETR, from the coding sequence ATGTCCGCCACATCTCCGGCCGAGGAGAGCGAGCAGCCGGGCAGGATCATGTCCGGCGAGATGGCCGAGCAGCCCGCGATGCTCCGGCGCATCCTCGACCGGGGCGCCCCCGGGATCCGTGAGGTGGCCGCCGCCGTCGCGGCGAGGAAGCCGCGCTTCGTCCTGCTCACCGCCCGGGGCACCTCGGACAACGCCGCGCTGTACGCCAAGTACCTGCTGGAGATCCGGCTCGGCCTGCCCTGCGGTCTCGCCTCGATGTCGACCACCACCGCGTACGGTGCGAAGCCGGACCTCAGGGACGTCCTCGTCATCACCGTCAGCCAGTCCGGCGGCTCGCCCGACCTGGTGGCGTCCACCAGGGCGGCGCGCGAGGCCGGTGCGATCACCCTGGCCGTCACCAACAACCGGGACTCGCCGCTGTCCGCCGTCTCCGAGTACCACATCGACATCCTGGCGGGCCCGGAGAAGGCCCTCCCGGCCACCAAGACGTACACCGCCTCGCTCCTGTCCCTCTATCTCTTCGTGGAGGGACTGGCCGGCGGCGACGGCTCGGCGGCCGAGGTCCTGCCGGAGCGGGCCGAGGAGATCCTGGCCCGCAAGGACGAGGTCAGGGCCCTGGCGTCGCGCTACCGCTTCGCCGAGCGCATGGTCATCACCTCCCGCGGCTACGGCTACCCCACCGCCAAGGAAGCCGCCCTGAAGCTGATGGAGACCAGTTACATCCCGGCTCTCTCGTACTCGGGCGCCGACCTGCTGCACGGCCCGCTCGCCATGGTCGACAACATCTCCCCGGTGATCGCCGTGGTCACCGACGGCCGGGGCGGCGAGGCGCTCCAGCCGGTCCTGGACCGGCTGCGCGGACGCGGCGCGGACCTCTTCGTGGTCGGCCCGAAGGCCCAGGTGGAGGCGGCGTCCGCGGGCTTCGTACTGCCGACGGCCGGGGTCGCCGAGGAGCTCCAGCCGGTCCTGGAGATCCTGCCGCTGCAGATGCTGGCGTACGAGGTGACGATCGCCCGGGGCCAGGACCCGGACGCGCCCCGCGCCCTGGCCAAGGTCACCGAGACCCGCTGA
- a CDS encoding Na+/H+ antiporter produces MDVLPLVGLVAASTAVAGAARRTPVPAPLLLVAVGLIASYLPGVPTYTLDAHVVLPLLLPPLLYTAAVDSSYLDLRANLRPVALLSVGYVLFATVAVGWLAYRLVPDLPLTAALVLGAVVAPPDAVTAAAIARRVGLPGRVTTVLQGESLVNDATAITAYKVALAAAVGEGISWGAGIGEFFLAAVGGVVVGLVLMVPLHWLRTHLKEALLQNTLSLLIPFVAYAAAERVHASGVLAVVVVALYLGHRSWQVDFATRLQEAAVWKMVAFILESAVFALIGLQLPFVLKGLGAYAVGEAARYAVLVFLAVVVVRFIWVYPATYLPRWLSKRIREREPDTNWTAPLIVGWAGMRGVVSLAIAFSIPFAMSDGSPFPARNLVLFLTFTTVIGTLVVQGLSLPLLVRVLKLPGRDAKAETLAEAQAQSEASAAAEARLEELLADDRNQLPGPLADRLRAVLERRRNAVWERLGAANPVTGESADDTYRRLAREMIEAERSVFVTLRDERRIDDEMLRTLLRRLDLEEAAAYREESGAP; encoded by the coding sequence ATGGACGTATTGCCGCTGGTGGGACTGGTCGCGGCCAGTACGGCGGTCGCGGGGGCGGCCCGCCGTACCCCGGTGCCGGCCCCGCTGCTGCTCGTCGCCGTGGGCCTGATCGCCTCCTATCTGCCCGGGGTGCCCACGTACACCCTGGACGCGCACGTCGTGCTGCCGCTGCTGCTGCCGCCGTTGCTCTACACGGCGGCCGTCGACAGCTCGTACCTCGATCTGCGGGCCAATCTCCGGCCGGTCGCGCTGCTCTCGGTCGGTTACGTCCTGTTCGCGACCGTCGCGGTCGGCTGGCTGGCGTACCGCCTGGTGCCCGACCTGCCGCTCACCGCCGCGCTGGTGCTCGGCGCGGTCGTCGCCCCGCCGGACGCGGTCACGGCCGCCGCGATCGCGCGCCGGGTCGGGCTGCCCGGCCGGGTCACGACGGTCCTGCAGGGCGAGTCCCTGGTGAACGACGCCACCGCGATCACCGCGTACAAGGTGGCGCTCGCCGCCGCCGTGGGCGAGGGCATCAGCTGGGGCGCGGGGATCGGCGAGTTCTTCCTCGCCGCGGTCGGCGGCGTCGTGGTCGGCCTGGTGCTGATGGTGCCGCTGCACTGGCTCCGCACCCACCTCAAAGAGGCGCTGCTGCAGAACACGCTGTCACTGCTGATCCCCTTCGTGGCGTACGCGGCGGCCGAACGCGTGCACGCCTCCGGGGTGCTCGCCGTGGTCGTCGTGGCGCTCTATCTGGGGCACCGGTCCTGGCAGGTGGACTTCGCGACCCGGCTCCAGGAGGCGGCGGTCTGGAAGATGGTCGCGTTCATCCTGGAGTCCGCGGTCTTCGCGCTGATCGGGCTCCAGCTGCCCTTCGTGCTGAAGGGGCTCGGCGCGTACGCCGTTGGTGAAGCCGCCCGGTACGCGGTGCTCGTCTTCCTCGCCGTGGTCGTGGTCCGCTTCATCTGGGTCTACCCGGCGACGTATCTGCCCCGGTGGCTGTCGAAACGGATCAGGGAACGCGAGCCCGATACCAACTGGACGGCGCCGCTGATCGTCGGCTGGGCCGGGATGCGCGGGGTCGTCTCGCTCGCCATCGCCTTCTCCATCCCGTTCGCCATGTCCGACGGGAGCCCCTTCCCGGCCCGCAACCTGGTGCTGTTCCTGACGTTCACCACCGTCATCGGCACCCTGGTCGTCCAGGGGCTCAGCCTGCCGCTGCTGGTGCGGGTCCTGAAGCTTCCGGGGCGCGACGCGAAGGCCGAGACGCTGGCCGAGGCGCAGGCCCAGAGCGAGGCCTCCGCGGCTGCCGAGGCGCGGCTGGAGGAGCTGCTCGCCGATGACCGCAACCAGCTGCCGGGACCCCTCGCCGACCGGTTGCGCGCCGTTCTGGAGCGCCGCCGCAACGCCGTGTGGGAGCGGCTGGGTGCGGCCAATCCGGTGACCGGGGAGTCGGCGGACGACACCTACCGGCGCCTGGCCAGGGAGATGATCGAGGCCGAGCGCTCGGTCTTCGTGACGCTGCGGGACGAGCGGCGGATCGACGACGAGATGCTGCGGACGCTGCTCAGACGGCTCGACCTGGAGGAGGCGGCGGCCTACCGGGAGGAGTCGGGCGCTCCTTGA
- a CDS encoding RNA polymerase sigma factor SigF: MRDETMRPGVVRAAGIPEQQALPHPVDGADGPVGRTVAVEQSQAERAGQMSEHGHHDPHDRSGARALFIELRALPDGSPEKAELRNRLVRMHLPLVEHLARRFRNRGEPLDDLTQVATIGLIKSVDRFDPDRGVEFSTYATPTVVGEIKRHFRDKGWAVRVPRRLQELRLSLTTATAELSQQHGRSPTVHELAERLGISEEEVLEGLESANAYSTLSLDVPDTDDESPAVADTLGSEDEALEGVEYRESLKPLLEDLPPREKRILLLRFFGNMTQSQIAQEVGISQMHVSRLLARTLAQLRERLLVEE, encoded by the coding sequence GTGCGGGACGAAACGATGCGACCAGGGGTGGTGCGCGCAGCAGGCATCCCGGAACAGCAGGCCCTGCCCCATCCGGTGGACGGGGCGGACGGGCCTGTGGGCCGTACGGTCGCGGTGGAGCAGTCGCAGGCGGAGCGGGCAGGCCAGATGAGCGAGCACGGGCACCACGATCCACACGACCGCAGCGGGGCGCGGGCGCTGTTCATCGAACTGCGCGCGCTGCCCGACGGGTCGCCCGAGAAGGCTGAGCTGCGCAATCGGCTGGTGCGGATGCATCTGCCGCTCGTGGAGCATCTGGCCCGCCGGTTCCGCAATCGCGGCGAGCCGCTGGACGACCTGACCCAGGTCGCCACGATCGGCCTGATCAAATCGGTGGACCGGTTCGACCCGGACCGTGGCGTCGAGTTCTCGACGTATGCGACCCCGACGGTCGTCGGCGAGATCAAGCGCCACTTCCGCGACAAGGGCTGGGCGGTCCGGGTGCCGCGCCGGCTCCAGGAGCTGCGGCTCTCGCTGACCACGGCCACCGCCGAGCTCTCCCAGCAGCACGGCCGCTCGCCGACGGTCCACGAGCTGGCGGAGCGGCTGGGCATCTCCGAGGAAGAGGTCCTGGAGGGCCTGGAATCGGCGAACGCGTACAGCACGCTCTCGCTGGACGTGCCGGACACGGACGACGAGTCCCCCGCGGTCGCGGACACGCTGGGTTCCGAGGACGAGGCGCTGGAGGGCGTCGAGTACCGGGAGTCGCTCAAGCCGCTGCTGGAGGACCTGCCGCCGCGCGAGAAGCGGATTCTGCTGCTGCGCTTCTTCGGCAACATGACCCAGTCGCAGATCGCGCAGGAGGTCGGCATCTCGCAGATGCACGTCTCGCGACTGCTGGCCCGCACGCTCGCGCAGCTGCGCGAGCGGCTGCTCGTCGAGGAGTAG
- a CDS encoding 1-aminocyclopropane-1-carboxylate deaminase/D-cysteine desulfhydrase: protein MPSEALDLSRLRPVLPSPLRPVEDERFARHGVRLLLKRDDLIHPDLPGNKWRKLSLNLRAAAGRTVLTFGGAYSNHLRATAAAGRLLGFRTVGVVRGDELVGRPLNPSLARCVADGMTLHFMDRATYRAKGDPEVLAGLLSAFGECCVIPEGGSNALAAQGCTELGRELRGRADVVAVACGTGGTLAGLAVGLAPGQRALGVPVLRGGFLGDAVRELQEEAFGGPAGSWALDERFHFGGYARTTPALHAFADDFEQRHGLPVERLYVAKLLYALTELAEEGAFPAGTTVAAVVTGSPQGAPDSSR from the coding sequence ATGCCCTCCGAAGCTCTCGACCTCTCCCGGCTGCGGCCGGTGCTCCCCTCGCCCCTGCGGCCGGTCGAGGACGAGCGCTTCGCACGCCACGGCGTACGGCTGCTGCTCAAGCGCGACGATCTCATCCACCCCGACCTGCCCGGCAACAAGTGGCGAAAGCTCTCCCTCAATCTGCGGGCCGCCGCCGGGCGCACCGTGCTGACCTTCGGCGGCGCGTACTCCAACCATCTGCGGGCCACCGCCGCGGCCGGGCGGCTGCTCGGCTTCCGCACCGTCGGGGTCGTGCGCGGTGACGAGCTGGTCGGCCGCCCGCTGAACCCCTCGCTCGCCCGGTGCGTCGCCGACGGGATGACTCTGCACTTCATGGACCGCGCGACCTACCGCGCGAAGGGTGATCCAGAGGTCCTGGCGGGGCTGCTGAGCGCCTTCGGGGAGTGCTGTGTCATCCCGGAGGGCGGCAGCAACGCCCTGGCCGCACAGGGCTGTACAGAGCTGGGGCGCGAGTTGCGTGGCCGGGCCGACGTGGTCGCGGTGGCCTGCGGCACCGGGGGCACCCTCGCCGGTCTCGCCGTCGGCCTCGCGCCGGGGCAGCGGGCGCTCGGCGTCCCGGTGCTGCGCGGCGGCTTCCTCGGGGACGCGGTGCGGGAACTGCAGGAGGAGGCCTTCGGCGGCCCGGCCGGGTCGTGGGCCCTGGACGAACGCTTCCACTTCGGCGGCTACGCCCGTACGACTCCGGCCCTGCACGCCTTCGCCGACGACTTCGAGCAGCGGCACGGCCTGCCCGTCGAGCGGCTCTACGTCGCCAAGCTGCTGTACGCGCTCACCGAACTGGCCGAGGAGGGTGCGTTCCCTGCGGGAACCACGGTCGCGGCGGTCGTCACGGGCAGCCCTCAAGGAGCGCCCGACTCCTCCCGGTAG
- a CDS encoding N-acetylmuramoyl-L-alanine amidase yields the protein MSSPMSASRFLEVLMNEGLTVVQVGDWRTHNRDHKGPWGPVNGVMIHHTVTEGTESTVRICRDGYPDLPGPLCHGVIAKDGRVHLVGYGRANHAGLGDDDVLRAVVAEKRLPGDNEANTDGNRHFYGFECENLGDGKDPWPDVQLEAVEKTAAAICRHHDWGSRSVIGHKEWQPGKVDPRGFTMDSMRSRIHERLK from the coding sequence ATGTCCTCCCCCATGTCCGCGAGCAGGTTCCTGGAAGTCCTGATGAACGAGGGGCTCACCGTCGTCCAGGTCGGCGACTGGCGTACCCACAACCGCGACCACAAGGGCCCCTGGGGCCCGGTCAACGGCGTGATGATCCACCACACGGTCACCGAGGGCACCGAGTCCACCGTGCGCATCTGCCGTGACGGCTACCCGGACCTGCCCGGCCCGCTCTGCCACGGCGTGATCGCCAAGGACGGCCGGGTCCATCTGGTCGGCTACGGCCGCGCCAACCACGCCGGACTCGGCGATGACGACGTACTGCGCGCCGTCGTCGCCGAGAAGCGCCTCCCGGGCGACAACGAGGCCAATACCGACGGGAACAGGCACTTCTACGGCTTCGAGTGCGAGAACCTCGGCGACGGCAAGGACCCCTGGCCCGACGTCCAGCTCGAAGCCGTCGAGAAGACCGCCGCCGCGATCTGCCGTCACCACGACTGGGGCTCCCGCTCGGTGATCGGCCACAAGGAGTGGCAGCCGGGCAAGGTCGACCCGCGCGGCTTCACGATGGACTCCATGCGGTCCCGGATCCACGAGCGCCTCAAGTGA
- a CDS encoding UBP-type zinc finger domain-containing protein: protein MSDCPHVSGLPRPEPAPLSETCPGCLAAGTHPVQLRLCLVCGHVGCCDSSPLQHATGHYKETGHPVMRSFEPGESWRWCFEDGSIV, encoded by the coding sequence ATGAGTGACTGCCCTCACGTGTCCGGACTGCCGCGCCCCGAACCGGCCCCGCTCAGCGAGACCTGTCCGGGCTGCCTCGCGGCCGGCACACACCCCGTGCAGCTGCGGCTCTGCCTGGTCTGCGGCCATGTCGGCTGCTGCGATTCGTCGCCCCTGCAGCACGCCACGGGGCACTACAAGGAGACCGGTCACCCGGTGATGCGGAGCTTCGAGCCCGGCGAGAGCTGGCGCTGGTGCTTCGAGGACGGTTCGATCGTCTGA
- the nagB gene encoding glucosamine-6-phosphate deaminase, which translates to MEVVIVPDAKAGGELIAEAIGALLSRKPDALLGVATGSTPLPIYQALAAKVRSGAVDASRARICQLDEYVGLPAGHPESYRSVVLREVVEPLGLSEASFMGPDGSAEDVRAACLAYDRALAEAGGVDLQLLGIGTDGHIGFNEPCSSLASRTRIKTLTEQTRIDNARFFDNDIAQVPHHVITQGIGTILESRHPILLATGEGKADAVAQTVEGPVASIVPASALQLHPHATVVVDEAAASKLKLADYFRATYAAKPSWQGL; encoded by the coding sequence GTGGAAGTTGTCATCGTCCCGGACGCCAAGGCAGGCGGCGAACTCATCGCGGAGGCCATCGGCGCCCTCCTGAGCCGCAAGCCCGACGCCCTTCTCGGCGTTGCCACCGGCTCGACCCCGCTGCCCATCTACCAGGCGCTGGCGGCCAAGGTCCGCTCCGGCGCCGTCGACGCCTCGCGCGCCCGCATCTGCCAGCTCGACGAGTACGTCGGGCTGCCCGCGGGCCACCCCGAGTCCTACCGCTCCGTGGTGCTGCGCGAGGTCGTCGAACCGCTCGGCCTGTCCGAGGCGTCCTTCATGGGCCCCGACGGCTCCGCCGAGGACGTCCGGGCGGCCTGCCTGGCGTACGACCGGGCGCTCGCCGAGGCCGGCGGGGTGGATCTGCAACTCCTCGGCATCGGCACCGACGGGCACATAGGCTTCAACGAGCCGTGCTCCTCGCTCGCCTCCCGTACCCGGATCAAGACGCTGACCGAGCAGACCCGGATCGACAACGCGCGCTTCTTCGACAACGACATCGCACAGGTGCCGCACCACGTGATCACCCAGGGCATCGGCACCATCCTGGAGTCCCGTCACCCGATCCTGCTGGCCACCGGCGAGGGCAAGGCGGACGCCGTGGCGCAGACGGTGGAGGGGCCGGTCGCCTCGATCGTGCCCGCGTCGGCGCTCCAGTTGCATCCGCACGCGACGGTGGTGGTCGACGAGGCCGCGGCGTCGAAGCTGAAGCTGGCGGACTACTTCCGCGCCACGTACGCGGCGAAGCCGTCGTGGCAGGGGCTGTAG
- a CDS encoding WhiB family transcriptional regulator: protein MDWRHNAVCREEDPELFFPIGNTGPALLQIEEAKAVCRRCPVMEQCLQWALESGQDSGVWGGLSEDERRAMKRRAARNRARNASA, encoded by the coding sequence ATGGACTGGCGTCACAACGCCGTTTGTCGTGAGGAAGACCCCGAGCTGTTCTTCCCCATCGGCAACACCGGTCCTGCGCTGCTGCAGATCGAGGAAGCCAAGGCCGTCTGCCGTCGCTGCCCCGTCATGGAGCAGTGCCTGCAGTGGGCGCTCGAGTCCGGCCAGGACTCCGGCGTCTGGGGTGGCCTCAGCGAGGACGAGCGCCGCGCGATGAAGCGCCGTGCCGCTCGCAACCGGGCGCGTAACGCCAGCGCCTGA